In a genomic window of Gossypium arboreum isolate Shixiya-1 chromosome 7, ASM2569848v2, whole genome shotgun sequence:
- the LOC108481948 gene encoding pectinesterase inhibitor 3-like: MATTLFFLLFFTPFLYSAAAPNHNAPQDLVRSSCINASYPSLCLRTLSSYSGPTGTPRDLAQAAVKVSLARARKASTYLKTSVTGKSKRERAALSDCVEQMAESVDELSKTLSELKHLRGETFEFQMSNARTWVSAALTYEDTCVDGFEVVDREVKGDVKKKITNVAMVTSNALYMIRRLDESGGLNR; encoded by the coding sequence ATGGCGACCacccttttcttcctcctattTTTCACCCCCTTCCTCTACTCCGCCGCCGCACCAAATCATAATGCACCGCAAGATCTGGTCCGTTCATCATGCATCAACGCCAGCTACCCCTCACTCTGCCTCCGCACACTATCATCCTACTCTGGCCCCACCGGCACCCCACGCGACTTAGCCCAAGCCGCCGTTAAAGTCAGCCTCGCCCGCGCCCGCAAAGCTTCGACCTACTTAAAAACCAGCGTCACGGGGAAAAGCAAAAGGGAACGAGCGGCTCTAAGCGACTGCGTGGAGCAAATGGCTGAGTCGGTGGATGAGCTAAGCAAAACGTTGAGTGAGTTGAAGCATTTGAGAGGCGAAACGTTCGAGTTCCAGATGAGCAATGCACGGACGTGGGTGAGTGCGGCGCTGACGTATGAGGACACGTGTGTTGATGGGTTCGAAGTGGTTGATCGGGAGGTGAAAGGTGATGTGAAGAAGAAGATCACAAATGTGGCTATGGTTACAAGTAATGCTTTGTATATGATTCGTAGGCTTGACGAAAGTGGTGGTCTGAACCGTTGA